CCTGGAAGATGATGGCAACCGGGAGTCTGCCGACTCGGTAAGACTTCGCGTGGCCCACTTGTCGCCCGATGCCCAAGCGGCAGCGGCTGGTCCCGTGGATGTCTACGTGACGGCGGCGGGGGCCGACCTGCCTGCCGAAGCCACCTTTACGTTCGCCTTCAAAGAGAGTGTGGGACCACTTGAGGTGCCAGCGGGTGATTATCAGATTCGGGTGACCCCGTCGGGGGCTGACACGGTGGTCTATGACAGCGGCACCGTGCCACTGCCCGCGGGCGCAGACTTGCTTATCGGTGCGGTGGATAATACCGGTGCAAACGGTGATGCCGGCCCGATCAGTCTTATTGTGCTGAACGGCGGTGATGTTTCCGAAATTTACTCTCAAGACCAGAATGCTGGTGTACGTGTGGTTCACGCCTCATCCAATGCGCCGAATGTCGATGTGTTCGTTGATGGACAGGCGACGGCGTTAGCTGACATACCGTTTGGCAGTGTTGCTCCAGAAGCCGTTCTGGATGGTTACGCTGCATTGCCGGCCGGGGAGCGTCGCATACAGGTTGCGGCCGCCGGAACGGGTCTTGATGGTGGTCTTGTCGTAATCGATGAGAGTCCAACACTTGTTAATGGCCAAGGTTACACAGCGCTGGCGGTAGGGCAGTTGGAAAACATTGAAGCGCTGGTCGTGGAGGACCAGGTGCGCAGCATTGCTACCCAGGCATCCCTGCGTCTCATTCATGCGTCGACCGCTGCCGGCAATGTCGATATCTACCTGGTACCCGGCACTCAGGACGGCATTGGTAACTCAGCACCGGCTCTGTCAGACGTACCGTTTAAGGCAGTGACAGATTATCTTGCGGTCGCAGAGGGCACCTATAATGTATACATTGCGCCGACGGGCACGGGCACAGCCGCAATCACCGCCGAAGGGGTTGAGTTAAGCGCGGGTGAAGTCTACACCGCAGTTGCGCGAGATGCGGATCCAACTAATGGGGAGCCTGCGCTGACCGAACTCGGATTGATTTTGTTCGACGATTTTGTCGGGGAAATATAGTAGAAAAGTGTAATGTGAAGGGAAAAGCCCCGGAATATCCGGGGCTTTTTTATTGAATCGTAGTTTTTGATGAAGAACCGGAATCGGCCCGCGAAATGGCGGTGCCCGTCGGCGGCCGGTAGTGCAGGGAATAGAGAACGCGATCCAGGACAGCCTGGCCATTCCAGGCAGGATCGTTGTTGACCATTCCGACAACGGCCCAGGTCGTGTTGTGCTCATCCCGGGTGAAGCCGGCGATGGAGCGGACGTTCTCCAGGTAACCGGTCTTGATGCGGCCGCTGCCGTCCATGCCGGTGTTACGAAGCCGGCGGGCCATGGTACCGTCCATGGCGATGATCGGCATGGAGGCCATCAGGTCGGCGGCAAACGGGCTGTTCCAGGCGTGTTGCAGCAGTTCCGCGCCCTGGCGTGCTGTGATCCGGCCATGGCGGCTGAGGCCGGCGCCATTGTCGATCACCATGCCGGTGGTATTGATGCCTTTCTTCTCAAGCCAGTCGTAAATCACACGAATGCCCGCAACGCGGTCATCCTCTTCGTCATCCAGTCTGTTTTCAGCGCCGATCGTCAGCAACATCTGGCGAGCCATCACGTTGCTGCTCCACTTATTGATGTCGCGGACCATGGTGACCAGGTCCGGCGAGGTGGTTTTCAGCACCAGACGGGCGTCTTCCGGGGTGGTTCCCACGGTGTCGTTGCCCGTTATCGTCACCCCGGTCTCGTTGAGCAGGGAACGAATCAGGCCGGCGCTGTATTGTTCATGGGGCAACAGGGACAGGTAACTTGTGGTGCGACATCCCTGGGGTAGCTCTCCGGTTACCCGGACGGTGACTTTGTTGTCATCGTGGAAAATCGGCTCCCACTCAAAGTTGCGACGGCGGGGGCAGGGGCCTTCAGCCGTGGCCGTTACGCGGTTATCGATCACCACCTGGTCCAGGGATGGCGTGCTCCACGCCTGGGTGCCGCGCTCATCCGCGCGAACCTGGAAGTGCAGCAGGTTGAGATTGGTCAGGTAGGCAGAGGGCTCAACCAGGAACGGTGCATGGGGGTTGTCACCATTGTCCTCGAACGCAGGGAAGCCGCCGTCCACCTCGAAATAGGTCCCGTCCAGCACCAGGTTGCCATCGATGCTGGTGATGCCCATGCTGCGGAGTTCGCGCAGCGTGCCCCAGAGCCGCTCGATGGTCAGCTTGGGATCGCCACCGAAGCGGACGTACAGGTTGCCTTTCAGGGTGTCGCCGATCAGTTCGCCATCGGTCAGGAAATCGGTATCCCAGTGATGGGTTGGTCCGAGGATTTCCAGCGCCGCATAAGTAGTGACCAGTTTCATGATGGAACCGGGACTCATGACCTCGTCGGCATTGATGTATTGGTCAATACCGGGGCCGTTGAGCGGAATCGCGGCCACGCTCAGGGCTTGTTCGTCGTTGAGCGATTTGACGGCGTAATCCCGGACCTGGCTGCTCCAGATGCGAGAGGAGGAGAAGCCGGACTCTTCATTGTCGAGCGCCAGAAGGGACGGACTGGTAGCCACAGCGAGCGCCGTGCTCGTAGCCACGACCATCCGTTTGAAAATTGATCCAATATTGCCTGTCGTGTGCGCGCGTCGCATACCCGGAATCACCCTGCCAGCCATCCGTGAGTTCTTATCCTTCAACAATAGCCCATCTTTGCAGCGTGTACTATGCAGAGAAGTTCTACATGACGTTAAAAAATGGCAGTAGAGTCGTTGTTTGTATTGGTTTTTGTGATTTCGTGTAAGTCCCTCTATGTGAATCATAGGGTTAGCAGTCCGGAGGTTTACATTTTTCATGTCAATGGCTTTGTAATTCTTTTTATCGGGGATTCTTCCGGCATTTCGGTCATGGAATCTGACCGCAAAAGAGCGTTTGCTATCGGGTGTGCATCACAGGTTTCAACAACAAGAAAAGGAGACCATTATGATCGGCATCCCATTAGGTCTGGTGACGGCTAACGCCGTTGAGTGGGTGTTCCACAAGCATGTGCTTCACAACATGGGGCGCAACCGGGACAGTTTCTGGGCGTTTCATTGGCACGATCACCACCGACAGGTGCGGAAAAACGGGTTTCTGGACGAGGATTACCGGAAGCCTCCCTGGCGCTGGAATGCCCAGGCGAAGGAGGTGGTTGCCCTGGTGGCGGGCGCGGCTGCGGTTACGCCGCTGATGCCGGTGGCCCCCTTCTATGTGGGAACCTTGTATTACTGCGCCTGGAATTACTACCGAGTGCACCGGAAGTCGCATCTTGATCCGGACTGGGCCCGGGAACACCTGCCCTGGCATTATGATCACCACATGGGACCGAATCCCAACGCCAACTGGTGTGTGACGAAACCCTGGTTTGATCACGTCATGGGCACCCGTGAGCCAATGGAAAACCGGGCGATTGCGTGATAATGGGGGAAATTCGAAACAAGGGCCTTACTATGTCCAGCGGTTTAGCACATAACGTCAATTTACTCGGTTCCGTGACGACGTCATCACTGACGGCCTGGCGCGGCTGCATGGTCGTGAAGAAAAGCGTTCAGCCGGAACTCGCCATCATTCTGTACGACATGGAGGCTTGCCCGTTCTGCCGCCGCGTGCGTGAGGCGCTGACCGCCTTGCACCTGGATGTGGAAATTCGGCCGTGCCCGAAAGGCGGCAAGGTCTTCCGGGACGAAGCCGTCGCCCTGGGCGGCAAGCAGCAGTTCCCGTTGCTGGTGGACAAAAACACGGACACGGTCATGTACGAATCGAACGGTATCGTGGCCTATCTGTTCCGGGAGTATGCTGGCCGGCCGGTTCCGAAACTCTACCGGGGCAAGGCCTGGCAGCCAGCGCTGGGATCGGTCGCCTCGGCAGCCAGTGGCTTGCGGGGCTTGCGGGCAAAAGCCGGAAAGCGGCCAGAACAGCCTCTGCATCTCTGGAGTTTCGAGGGCAGTCCGTTTTCCCGACTGGTGCGTGAAAAACTGTGTGAACTGGAAATTCCCTACACGCTCCATAACCTGGGGAAGGAGCACTGGTCCGAGGTCGGCCCGGCAAGGCAGCGCCTGAAGCCGGGGCCGTATACGCCGATTCCGGGTGGCAAGCGTGATGCCTTTTTTCAAGTGCACAAGCGGGTTCAGGTACCCTATCTGGAGGATCCCAATACCGGCGAGGGCCTGTTCGAATCGGCGAGGATCCTGAACTACCTGGACAGCCAATACGCTGCCTGACCGGGGTCCACGGCTGGTTTGGCTTCGTACCATACGCACTGGCATCATGACCGTGAGAGGGTGGGTATGGCAATGCATGTGACTCGCAGACAATTCCTTCTGGCGGCCGGCCTTGCGGGCCTGGCCGTGCAGGCACCCGGTGTATTCGCAAACCCCAGGGGTGCCTCGACTCCGGTACCCGTCAGTCGGGCGATTCCATCCACCGGCGAACGCCTGCCTGCCGTCGGGATGGGCACCTGGATTACCTTCAATGTCGGTAACGACCCCTACCTGATCGAACAGCGCACCAACGTTCTCAAGACGTTTTTTGATCTCGGAGGGAGCGTGGTGGACTGTTCGCCCATGTACGGCTCCTCCGCGGAGGTCCTGGGGCAGGCGCTTGACGCACTGAAGGCCCGCGACCGCGTTTTCGCCGCCACCAAGATCTGGACCGGGGATGAATCGGCGACCCGGTCGGAGGCGGATTCCTCCCGCCGAAGGTGGGGGGTGGAACGCTTTGACCTGCTGCAGGTGCACAATCTACTGGGCTGGCGGGGGCATCTGGAAACCCTGAAGGCCATGAAGGCGGCGGGCGAGGTGCGTTACGTGGGCATCACCACGTCCCATGGGCGGCGCCATAGCGAGTTCGAGCAGATCATGGAAACCCAGCCCCTCGATTTTGTTCAGCTGACCTACAACGTGCTGGATCGTGAGGCCGAGGCGCGTTTGTTGCCCCTGGCACAGGAGCGGGGTATCGCGGTCATGGTCAACCGGCCATTCCAGGGCGGTGCGCTGTTCCGGCGTTTTCAGTCCGAGCCCTTGCCGGCCTGGGCCGGAGACGTGGGCGTGAGTACCTGGGCGGAGTACTTTCTGAAGTTCATTATTTCTCATCCTGCGGTCACCTGTGCCATACCGGCGACCACACGCGTTGAGCATATGCAGGAGAACATGGCGGCCATGGTCGGCGAGCTACCGGATGAACGGCAGCGGCAGCGGATGGTGGACTACGTGAGGTCGCTGTGAGTGGTTCCGCCTGGCTGAGCTATTCCCTGCAGGATTTCCTGATGTTCGGGCCGGAGGTGTTTCTGCGCCTGTTCGTGCGGATCAATCAGGACGTCTGGCCGTGGCAGCTGTTCGCGGTGTTTGTGAGCGCAGCGGTGCCCTGGATGCTGTGCCGGCCTGAGTCCGCCTGGCACCGGCTGGCACTGGTGATTGTTGCAGCCGCCTGGATGGGCAGCGGAGCCGGGTTCCTGGTGCATTATTTTGGTGAGATCAACTGGCCGGCGGCATGGCTAGGGTGGGCCTTCGTAATACAGGGCGGGCTGGTGATGGTCCTGAGTCTCACGAACAGCGGCTTTCAACTGTCGAAGGCCAGGGCGGGGTGGTTTGCCCTGTGCTGGCTGGCCGCGCTGGCGTTGCTGCCCTGGCTTCCCGTTATTCAGTCCGGGCAACTGAAGGCGCTCGCGCTGTTTGGGCTGGCCCCCGGCGTAACCGTTGCAGCGAGCGCACTGTTGATGGGCGTCTACGGCCGAGCGGTGTTCTGGTGGTTGTTGCCCGTGCCGATCATCGGGGTGCTATTCAGCGCAGCCACCTACTGGACCCTGCAGACTCCGTGGCTGCTACCCACGCCCCTGACCACCTTGGCGTTCATGGGCGTGGGCGTCTGGCTCAGTCCCAGGCCGGCGCAAAACTCGGGTCGGCAATCCGCTCGCCCCGATCCAGTTCGTCGATAAGGCGAATCTCATCCTCGCTCAGCTGGATCTTCAAGGCGTCCAGGTTGGCTTTCTGATGCGTCGGCCGCGTGGATGACGGGATCGGTATCACACCACGGGAGGCGACCCAGGCAAGGGCCACCTGTGCTGGCGAGGCATTGTGCGCCTGGGCGATACGCTGGAGCGTATCATCGTCCATCACCTTGCCAACGGCCAGGGGCATGTAACCGGTGACCGTGATGCCGAGCTTCCGGGCGTGCTCGACGACCTTGCGGTTGGCCAAAAACGGATGCACCTCCACCTGGTTGGTGAGGATGGCGCCATCGCCAAGGATTGCCACGGCCTTGTCCATCTGGGCGCAGGTGAAATTGGAAACGCCGATGTGATTGGTCAGGCCTTCCCGCTGGGCATCGCGCAGGGCACCGAGGTATTCCTCCATGGGCACCTCGTCATCTGGCGAAGGCCAGTGAATCAGGGTGAGATCCACGTGGTCCGTTTTCAGGCGAGACAGGCTGTCGTGCAGACTGTTGATCAGGTCGCTCGCGTGCAGCTGGTCGTGCCAGATTTTCGTGGTCAGGAAGATTTCACGACGTGGAATGCCGCTGGACGTGATGCCATCCCCAACTTCCGCCTCGTTCTCGTACATCTGGGCGGTATCAATGTGCCGATAACCCAGGGATAGGGCACTTTTCACCGCGTCCCGTGCGTCATTGCCCTTCAACCGGAAAGTCCCCATGCCGATCTTCGGAAGTGTGCTGAATGCCATACGTTCCTCCTGTTCGAGCTGTGTGTTCCTAAGATGGTGTCGTCGCTCTGGTTCTTCAAGTAGCCGGCGGGTATCATCAGCCCTGAATTGACGCGCTCCCGCCCGATTGAGAGACAAAGCTATGTATACCGGCCAATGCCTGTGCGGCGACATCACCTATGAATACGACGGTCCCCTGGGTCCGGTTGCCCTGTGTCATTGCAGCCAATGCCGCCGGGCCCACGGCAGTGCGTTTTCTGCCAGTGCACCCGTGCAGAAGATCCGGTTTCGATTCGTGAGCGGCGAAGCGTTGGTCACCGAGTTCGAATCCCGCCCTGGTAAATACCGGGCTTTCTGCAGCCGCTGCGGTAGCCAGCTTTACAGCCGGGTGGACGCCATTCCGGGCATCCTGCGCCTGCGGGTAGGTGCCATCAATGAGCCTCTGGGCAAGGGCCCGGCACAGCATGTGTATACAGGCTCAAAATCGGACTGGTTTGAGATAACCGACGATATCCCCCAGTTCGAGAAAACCGAAAGAACCAACGACCCTCACTGAGCGGGCAGCAACCGGTAAACCTTACCGGCGGAATCGTCGGTCAGAAGCCAGAGGGCTCCATCGGGGCCCATCCGAACGTCCCGTATCCGCTCTCCCAGATCCGTCAGCAGGTCTTCTTCTTCAAGCACGGCCTCATCTTTGATGCGCAGGCGGACGAGTTTCTGAAGCTTGAGCGCCCCCAGAAACAGATCGCCTTGCCATTCTGACATCCCCGAGCCGGTGTAGAAGGCCATGCCTGACGGTGCGATGGATGGGTCCCAGTAGTGCAGGGGCTGCGCCATTCCTTCTTTTTCGGTGTCCAGGGTAATCGGAATGCCGGAATAGCCGATGCCGTAGGTGATTTCCGGCCAGCCATAGTTGGTCCCGGCCCGCAGGATGTTGATTTCATCCCCACCCCGGGGCCCGTGTTCGTGGGTCCAGATGGCCCCGGTGGACGGATGTATCGTCATCCCCTGAATGTTCCGGTTGCCCCAGGTGAAGAACGTATCGTTGATTTGCGGGTTATCCAGGCCGGGGTTTCCCGGGGCCGGCTCGCCGTTCACGGTAATGCGGTGCACGCCCCCGGCGTCGTCGGACGTATCCTGGGCCCGGTCCATTTCGCCACGGTCGCCGACTGCCACGTACAGGTAGCCGTTGCTGTCGAATTCCATGCGCCCGGCGAAATGCCGGGACTTGCTGGAGCGGGGCAGGGCCTCAAAAATCACCTCTACATCCTCAAGACGGTCCTGCTCGAATCTCGCCTTCGCCACTCTCGTGGTCATGCCACCGTCCGACCGGTGTGCGTAGCTGAGGAACAGCGTGCGATTCTCCCCGAAGTCCGGATGCAATAGCACATCCAGCAGCCCGCCCTGACCGGATACAACGAGCTCGGGGACGCCGGGGATGGCATCGGGATCGAGCACGCCATTGCGGAGAATGCGAAGGCGTCCCGCTCTCTCGGTCACCAGCAGGGATCCGTCCGGAAGAAAGGCGAGGCTCCAGGGATGCTCAAGGCCCGTGGCGACGGTTTCGAGCCGGAATTGCCCGGCGTCTGAGGAAAAGGTCTGGCCGGATACCATGGGCAGCCCCGCCAGGAAGAGGCTGGCTGCGATCGCGAGTTGTCTGAGGGGACGCATCGGCACCTCCCGGTCTGTTGTCGTCAGTGGCATACGAATTACCTGCCGGCGGAGTTCTCAGAATAGCACCTGCTGCGCCACGCCGCCGGTCCAGAAGGGGGGGGAGCGGGGGCATTTCCAGGGCAATTTCAAATTAATTATTTTAAATCAGAATGATTCGCATTAAGATGTGCGTCTCAAGTTTGATTGACCCCAAGAAACGGAGAAGAAGATGTCCCGAATTCCTGATGCTGCCTTCCGCCGCAAGGCCCTGATCTCAGCCATGATGGCTGCCACCCTGCCGGGCATGGCTTGGGCGCAGGACGATTCACCGATGGTCCTGGATGCGCTGGAGGTCTCCGCCGACCGCGGTCCGGCCTCGTCGGAAGAAACCCGTAGCTACGTCGCGGAATCCACCACCACAACCATGAAAATGGGGCTGACCCACCGTGAGACGCCCCAGTCAGTCACGGTTATCACCCGTGAACAGATGGATGATTTTGCCCAGAACGACATTAACGATGTTCTTGAGGGCACTACGGGTGTCACCGTGGAATCGGTGGAAACCGACAGGACCTACTACACGGCTCGCGGATTCGACATCAATAATTTCCAATACGACGGTGTCGGCCTCCCGGCGGTCTATGACAACGTCCAGGGTGAGCTGGATACGGCATTTTTTGACCGTATCGAAGTGGTTCGTGGAGCCAACGGTCTGATGACCGGTTCCGGCAATCCGGCGGCAACGGTGAACTTCATCCGAAAACGCCCGACAGCAGAAACCAACGGTTCCATCGCCGTAACGGGCGGCTCCTGGGATCAGAAACGCATCGTGGGCGATGTGTCCGGTGCCGTGTCTGAATCCGGTGCCGTTCGTGGCCGGGTTGTGGCCGGCTACGAGGACAAGGACTCCTACCTTGATCGCTACAGCAACGAGAAGCAGATGTTCTACGGGGTGATCGAAGCGGATCTGACCGACACCACGCTGCTGACGCTCGGGCACTCGTTCCAGACCTCCGATACAGACAGCCCGCTCTGGGGCGCCCTGCCGCTGTTCTACACCGACGGCACCGCGACGGACTACGCCCGTTCAACCAGCACGGCGTCCGACTGGTCCTACTGGGACAACACCCAGAACAACAGCTTCATTGAACTGCAGCAGGAGCTTGCCGGTGGCTGGCGTGCCCAGGGCACGGTCTTCCGTCTGGAGAACGACAGCACCTCGGAGCTGTTCTACCAGTACGGCACGCCCGACCCGCAAACCGAGCTGGGCCTCTTCGCGTACCCCAGTCAGTACGACCTGAATGTCGAGCAATGGGTGGTTGATACCTATGCCACAGGCCCGTTTGACCTCGCCAACCGGACCCACGAACTGGTGGTGGGCGCGAGCTGGTCTCGTTCTGAAACCGAGGATCTGTCCCGTTACGACAGCAGCACTGGCACCGCCATGCCGCCGCTGGATCAGTTTGACGGTTCGTTTCCTCGCCCCACCTATGACAACGGCACCCAGGGTTCAGACTGGACCGATAAGGAAGTTGCCACCTACGCGGCCGCGCGCTGGAGCCTGACGGATCGGCTCACCGCCATCACTGGCCTGCGTCTGACCTGGCTGGATAGCGAAGGTGAAAGTTACGGCAGTACCAAGAACACCAGCTACAACGCGGTAGAGACGCCGTACGCGGGGCTGATCTATGACGTCAACGAGAACCACTCTGTTTACGCCAGCTATACCGAAATTTTCGCGCCGCAGACGGAGCTGGACATCAACCGCGACCGACTGGACCCGATTGATGGCGTCAATTACGAGCTCGGCCTGAAAAGTGAGTTTGTCGATGACCGCGTGAACACCACCGTGGCCCTGTTCCAGACCGAGCAGAAGAACGTGGCGGAAGCCGCTGGCACCTACCCGGACTCGCCGGACGTTTACTACCGTGGCATCGACGGCCTTGAGAGTCAGGGTGTGGAACTGGAACTCGTTGGCGATCTGACCGACCGGATCCAGGTCTTTGCCGGGTACACATACGTGGACATTGAAGACGCCGATGGCAACGCCGCGAAGTCCTTTGTTCCGGAGCATCTGGCACAACTGCGCGGCACCTGGAAAGTTCCCGGCATCGACGGCCTGAAAGTCGGCAGTCAGGTTCGCTGGCAGTCCGAAATCAGCCAGGAGCAGGGCGTGGCGACGACAGGTCCGAACGCCGGCAGCACCATCGTTACCGAACAGGACAGCTACGCCGTTCTGGATCTGATGGCCAGCTATGACTTCGCCCGTCACTGGAATGCCACCCTGAACGTGAACAACGTAACCGATGAGAAGTACATCGAGAGCCTGAAGAAATTCGGCGCCTCGGCCCAGGGCTTCTACGGCGAGCCGGCGAACGCCAGCCTGACCGTTTCCTGGGTTTACTGAAACCGGTTCCGGAGCGGGTGATCCCCGCTCCGGAAATTTTTGCACCGCAATGGATGCTGGGAGCGTGCCTCATGACACCGGAACAGGAAATGATCGAAGGACTGAAACTGGCCGCAGGTGCCGGATTGCTTATTGCGCTGGCAGCCACTGGCCTGGCGCTTGGCTCCGGGATTGGGGGCTAGCCTCAGCCATACGCGCTTTACGATAGACTCCACACGTGCCGCAGTACCCACCTTCCGGCAGCAGATACTTCAGGCAGCATCCTTTTCGCTGGGGAATGGCGCACAGGTGGCCACTGAATTCTGCCGGTATCCAGTCCATGAATCGATGGGCATCACAGGTGAATGCCGCCAGCCAGGCTTGAGCCAGGCTGCATACCCCCTTCGCATCCGCAAGGTTCCACACCGCCGAGAAAGGCGCGCCCAGACCCAGGGCGATACTGCTCCAGTAGGCCCCCGGGCTGACTCCAAGACCCTGCCGGAAAGCCGGATACCAGGCTGTTACGAGCGCGCTCAATTGCGGAACGAACTCCGCCACACTCAATGCAGGCTGTGATGGCGCGTGAAACCATCGCGGCGTTGCCGCCCCGTCGCGAGCGGAGGCAAGGAAAATCCGGTTTGCGTCCGGCAGGGTCGCTGCGCCATCGCGAAACAGTTTCAGCGTCAGCGGTGCAATCACCGAGAGCGCCAGATCCTGCTGGATGAAAGAGGCATACGCCCGCAGGGCGCGGGCATCGGTGGTGTCGGGATAGTCCTGGGCAAGTTGCTGTTGCAGTCGTTCTGGCTGTTCAAGGCACTGGGCCAGCGAGAGCAGTGCGGGATGCTCCAGATCGGGAGGCTGCAACGCCTGGCCTATGACGGATTCAGCGTCCAGGCCGGCGGACGCCAGCAGTTGCCGATATCGCCCTGGCCAATCGGTAATCGCAGAGTCAGCTGCGGCCATGGCGGCTCAGCCCCCACAGGAAATACAGGCCACCGACCAGGGCCGCCAGAAGCCCGGCGGGTAACTGCGCGGGGTAGACGACAATCCGGGACAGATAATCGGCAACTGCCAGCAACAGGCCGCCGGCAAGGGCGGCCACAATCATCTGCCGGCCCACCGTCTGCTGTCCGAGTACGCGGGCCAGATGCGGTGCGATCAGACCGACGAAACTCAATGGCCCGATGACCACGGTAGCCGCGGCTGTCAGCAGTGCGGCGATCAGGAGCAGGGCCAGGCGGGCCCGGCCGACGGGCAGTCCCAGGGATGACGCCGTAGTGTCACCCAGGGGCAGGATGGTCAGTGGGCGGATGACGGTAAACAGACACAGGCTGACAAACAGGATCAGGCTCAGCAGCGCCAGCGCCTCGGGTTCGGAAATCAGCCAGGTGGAACCGTACATCCAGTTCAGCAACTTGGACGCCACGGTCCCTCCGGAGGCCATCACCAGCCGTAGCCCGGAATCCATGAAGACGTAAAGTGCGAGCCCGCCCAGCAGCAATTGATTGCCGGCAAAGCGGTGTCGCCGCGCCAACAGGATCAACAGGCCAAGGGCACCGGCTGCGCCCGCCGTGGCCGCAGTCAACTGCCCGGCGCGGCCGACGTCAACGCCGCTCAGGACGATCAGCACCATGACCAGGGCGGCACCGCCACTGATGCCAAGCATTTCCGGGCTCGCCATCACGTTGCCGGTCATGCGCTGTATCAGGGTGCCAGCAAGACCCAGAGCGATCCCGGCAAGAATGGCCGCGAGCATTCGGGGGCCGCGCCAGACCCAGGCATCGTCCCACTGGCTCAGGGGTGTCCAGCTCCATTCCTGGAGTCCCGGCGACCAGCCCATGGAAACAACAAACGTGGCGAACAGCAGCGTGAACAAGACAGAGCCAATCACAACGGCGGGGCGTCGCACTGGAATAAAGCCGGTTGGGTTGGAACCCTGGCCGGGCATGTGGTGCGTGTTCCTGAAACTTTGCAGGGCCAGCAGGATGATGGGCCCGCCAATCAGCGCCGTCGTTGTGCCGGTGGGCACCAGGGAACCATCGCCCC
This region of Marinobacter arenosus genomic DNA includes:
- a CDS encoding (2Fe-2S)-binding protein, which produces MAAADSAITDWPGRYRQLLASAGLDAESVIGQALQPPDLEHPALLSLAQCLEQPERLQQQLAQDYPDTTDARALRAYASFIQQDLALSVIAPLTLKLFRDGAATLPDANRIFLASARDGAATPRWFHAPSQPALSVAEFVPQLSALVTAWYPAFRQGLGVSPGAYWSSIALGLGAPFSAVWNLADAKGVCSLAQAWLAAFTCDAHRFMDWIPAEFSGHLCAIPQRKGCCLKYLLPEGGYCGTCGVYRKARMAEASPQSRSQAPGQWLPAQ
- a CDS encoding TonB-dependent siderophore receptor, with protein sequence MSRIPDAAFRRKALISAMMAATLPGMAWAQDDSPMVLDALEVSADRGPASSEETRSYVAESTTTTMKMGLTHRETPQSVTVITREQMDDFAQNDINDVLEGTTGVTVESVETDRTYYTARGFDINNFQYDGVGLPAVYDNVQGELDTAFFDRIEVVRGANGLMTGSGNPAATVNFIRKRPTAETNGSIAVTGGSWDQKRIVGDVSGAVSESGAVRGRVVAGYEDKDSYLDRYSNEKQMFYGVIEADLTDTTLLTLGHSFQTSDTDSPLWGALPLFYTDGTATDYARSTSTASDWSYWDNTQNNSFIELQQELAGGWRAQGTVFRLENDSTSELFYQYGTPDPQTELGLFAYPSQYDLNVEQWVVDTYATGPFDLANRTHELVVGASWSRSETEDLSRYDSSTGTAMPPLDQFDGSFPRPTYDNGTQGSDWTDKEVATYAAARWSLTDRLTAITGLRLTWLDSEGESYGSTKNTSYNAVETPYAGLIYDVNENHSVYASYTEIFAPQTELDINRDRLDPIDGVNYELGLKSEFVDDRVNTTVALFQTEQKNVAEAAGTYPDSPDVYYRGIDGLESQGVELELVGDLTDRIQVFAGYTYVDIEDADGNAAKSFVPEHLAQLRGTWKVPGIDGLKVGSQVRWQSEISQEQGVATTGPNAGSTIVTEQDSYAVLDLMASYDFARHWNATLNVNNVTDEKYIESLKKFGASAQGFYGEPANASLTVSWVY
- the fhuB gene encoding Fe(3+)-hydroxamate ABC transporter permease FhuB gives rise to the protein MYAETRLTTRAPRLPGKLPLAAVLLWLGALAASASPWLAELNPTALISAFWTYNGDDYTSVLAHFSWAPRVSIAILIGCGLGLAGAVTQQVLGNPLASPTTLGVEAGGQFGVTVATLYAPAVLAFSPDLAAVAGGLLAIGLVIALTWRLGFSPVTVILAGLVITFFMGALNMAFLLLRGEWLGNLFIWGAGSLVQNNWAPFMDLWPRVLVLALALVLLMRPLQLLQLGQASASSLGARVGLIRMLALFLVVLMSATVVSRVGVVAFVGLAAPVLARLLGARTLVERLLWSTLFGGGLLLLADTLAHWASTWGDGSLVPTGTTTALIGGPIILLALQSFRNTHHMPGQGSNPTGFIPVRRPAVVIGSVLFTLLFATFVVSMGWSPGLQEWSWTPLSQWDDAWVWRGPRMLAAILAGIALGLAGTLIQRMTGNVMASPEMLGISGGAALVMVLIVLSGVDVGRAGQLTAATAGAAGALGLLILLARRHRFAGNQLLLGGLALYVFMDSGLRLVMASGGTVASKLLNWMYGSTWLISEPEALALLSLILFVSLCLFTVIRPLTILPLGDTTASSLGLPVGRARLALLLIAALLTAAATVVIGPLSFVGLIAPHLARVLGQQTVGRQMIVAALAGGLLLAVADYLSRIVVYPAQLPAGLLAALVGGLYFLWGLSRHGRS